In the Candidatus Cloacimonas acidaminovorans str. Evry genome, one interval contains:
- a CDS encoding glycosyltransferase family protein, with the protein MKILLITYYFPPCGGASVQRWLRFIRALTKKGVDIYVVTTLNGDYPYLDESLVAKIPSSVKVYRSKPLRFGKLWNILGQKELPYGSLQNKASDSPLKKILYWLRLNFIVPDMRIGWNPSAYKNALQVLRQDKIDYVITTGPPHSTHLVGMKLKKHFGIQWRTDFRDPMSEIYYLKINPPCRITLALHKYLERKIIRTADLNYIFSKVIADALPDGKKKVLYNGFDPDDFKGLHYSRTDKFRIKYVGQLTTGRDASPLMKALSSLQLPLLEFSLIGTRDFPETDFPVIKIPFLPHSRALEELVNAELLILIIDTCKRNEGLLPSKLFEYMASRTPILCISEPAGEVYTLICKTESGFVSKDSEEIANYILGLYNKFLEGDNLRTKGDISFVDVNNQVNIFLES; encoded by the coding sequence ATGAAGATTTTACTTATCACTTATTACTTTCCTCCTTGCGGAGGTGCCTCTGTTCAAAGATGGTTGCGTTTTATTCGGGCTTTAACTAAAAAAGGGGTAGATATTTATGTAGTAACTACTCTAAATGGTGATTATCCTTACCTGGATGAAAGCTTAGTGGCTAAAATTCCTTCTTCGGTAAAGGTTTATCGCAGTAAACCATTAAGATTCGGAAAGTTGTGGAATATATTAGGACAAAAAGAACTGCCTTACGGTTCACTCCAAAACAAAGCAAGCGACAGTCCCTTAAAAAAGATTTTATATTGGCTGCGCTTGAATTTTATTGTTCCAGATATGCGCATCGGCTGGAATCCTTCTGCTTATAAAAATGCACTGCAGGTTTTACGTCAGGATAAAATTGACTATGTTATTACTACAGGTCCTCCCCACTCTACACATTTAGTAGGTATGAAACTGAAAAAACATTTTGGTATTCAGTGGAGAACGGATTTTCGGGACCCTATGTCGGAAATATACTATCTGAAAATAAATCCTCCCTGCCGTATAACTTTGGCTTTGCATAAATATCTGGAACGGAAAATTATCCGGACAGCTGACCTAAATTATATATTCAGTAAAGTAATTGCAGATGCTTTACCCGATGGCAAAAAGAAGGTCTTATATAATGGCTTTGACCCTGATGATTTTAAGGGTTTGCATTACTCAAGAACAGATAAATTTCGCATCAAATATGTAGGTCAACTTACAACCGGACGGGATGCCAGCCCTTTAATGAAAGCACTTTCTTCGTTGCAACTACCTTTGCTGGAATTCTCTCTTATCGGCACCAGGGATTTTCCAGAAACCGATTTCCCGGTAATAAAAATTCCTTTTTTACCACATAGCAGAGCATTAGAGGAATTGGTGAATGCTGAATTGCTAATACTGATTATTGATACCTGTAAAAGAAACGAAGGTTTACTACCTTCCAAACTTTTTGAATATATGGCTTCCCGAACTCCGATTCTTTGTATTTCCGAACCGGCTGGTGAAGTATATACATTAATCTGTAAAACAGAAAGCGGGTTCGTTAGCAAAGATAGTGAAGAAATAGCTAATTATATTTTGGGGTTATATAACAAATTTTTAGAAGGAGATAACTTACGCACAAAAGGAGATATCTCTTTCGTAGATGTAAACAATCAAGTAAACATTTTTCTGGAAAGTTGA
- the rsmB gene encoding 16S rRNA (cytosine(967)-C(5))-methyltransferase RsmB, with amino-acid sequence MNFRSEAYTTILKVLKDKEYSDTLLHQRAKKLKNAGEDPALFYNLVKGVIKLYLKLDYILQQYVDKKKYTDTDIKIKVLLYMGLYQLLYLNSIPDYAAVNETVELAKTLFNPQVADFVNAVLRNYLRNPEVSYPNEPALRIAYEHSFPPELIKQWLDLWGEENTEYLAMFFNENPELHIRVNSTATTPEKLKAYFAKRNIVITPSQASPMMFHTAQTAEVLEDVAFSEGYFSVQDTSAALIVELLDPQKEESVLDLFAAPGGKCSYIAERMDNTGEVIAVDKIPSKMKLLKQAANRLQLTNIKMVVTDAFKYGPVAPAFHRVLVDVPCSGWGVFGRKSDLRWQAHQNIPELIKLQEKALDYAANFVTPGGFLVYSTCTMNPKENEDQISAFLKKNRNFELIPADAFIPERYTSAGYLKTIPFKHNMDGAFAAKLQRRK; translated from the coding sequence ATGAACTTCCGCTCCGAAGCATATACAACTATTCTGAAAGTGCTTAAAGATAAAGAATATTCTGATACTTTATTACATCAGAGAGCCAAGAAATTAAAAAATGCAGGAGAAGACCCTGCTCTCTTTTACAACCTTGTGAAAGGAGTGATCAAACTCTATCTGAAACTGGATTATATCCTTCAGCAATATGTAGATAAGAAGAAATACACCGATACCGATATTAAGATTAAAGTCCTGCTCTATATGGGGCTTTATCAGCTTTTGTATCTCAATTCCATTCCAGATTATGCTGCAGTAAATGAGACCGTGGAACTCGCTAAAACCTTATTCAATCCTCAAGTGGCAGATTTTGTTAACGCTGTGCTCAGAAATTATTTGCGCAATCCGGAAGTTTCTTATCCTAATGAACCTGCATTGCGTATTGCTTATGAACATTCTTTTCCACCGGAATTGATTAAACAGTGGTTGGATTTATGGGGTGAGGAAAATACGGAATACTTGGCTATGTTTTTTAATGAAAATCCGGAACTGCATATTAGAGTAAACAGCACTGCTACAACTCCTGAAAAGCTGAAAGCATATTTTGCCAAACGCAATATTGTAATCACTCCTTCTCAAGCGAGTCCAATGATGTTTCATACAGCTCAAACAGCCGAAGTTTTGGAAGATGTAGCATTCTCCGAAGGATATTTTTCCGTGCAGGATACTTCTGCCGCACTAATTGTAGAATTGCTTGATCCCCAAAAAGAGGAAAGTGTTTTAGACCTTTTTGCTGCTCCGGGTGGAAAATGCAGCTATATTGCCGAAAGAATGGATAATACAGGTGAAGTTATTGCTGTGGATAAAATTCCAAGTAAGATGAAACTGTTGAAACAGGCAGCAAACCGTTTACAGCTAACTAATATCAAAATGGTTGTAACAGATGCTTTTAAATACGGTCCCGTGGCTCCTGCTTTTCACAGGGTTTTAGTAGATGTGCCTTGTTCCGGATGGGGTGTTTTTGGAAGAAAATCAGACCTCCGCTGGCAGGCACATCAAAATATCCCCGAGCTTATAAAACTTCAGGAAAAAGCATTGGATTATGCAGCCAATTTTGTGACTCCGGGTGGTTTTTTGGTTTATTCTACCTGCACAATGAATCCCAAAGAAAACGAAGACCAAATTTCTGCCTTTTTAAAAAAGAACAGGAATTTTGAACTGATTCCGGCAGATGCATTTATTCCGGAAAGATATACCAGCGCCGGATACTTGAAAACGATACCTTTCAAACATAATATGGATGGTGCTTTTGCAGCCAAATTACAACGCCGGAAATAA
- the mtgA gene encoding monofunctional biosynthetic peptidoglycan transglycosylase, with product MKRRRSIWLRIIRFIVIIHLCYWVIIAFFSLLYNFVNPPVTPLMLQRYLVRGYPVHKRYYVPLEKIPKRTQNMLIAIEDANFYKHFGFEWKMVKEAYQRNKKAGKIRFGASTISNQLARTIFLTTNRSYLRKYLEIQATVIMEICMSKKRMLELYFNYVEWGKGIYGIETASRYYYGKSCTNLTRTQTMKLISILTNPLRYTPETYYKSASARQRYNLLQRYF from the coding sequence TTGAAACGCAGGCGTTCCATCTGGCTGCGTATTATAAGGTTTATTGTTATTATCCATCTTTGCTATTGGGTGATAATAGCATTTTTTTCGCTTTTGTATAATTTTGTTAATCCTCCTGTCACACCTTTAATGTTGCAGAGATATCTGGTGCGTGGTTACCCTGTTCATAAAAGGTATTATGTTCCCCTGGAAAAAATTCCTAAAAGAACCCAAAATATGCTTATTGCTATTGAGGATGCCAATTTTTACAAGCATTTCGGCTTTGAATGGAAAATGGTGAAAGAAGCATATCAGCGTAATAAAAAAGCCGGAAAAATTCGTTTTGGAGCCAGCACTATTAGTAATCAGCTTGCCCGCACTATTTTCTTAACCACAAATAGGAGTTATCTGCGTAAATACTTGGAAATTCAGGCAACGGTGATTATGGAAATTTGTATGAGTAAAAAGAGAATGCTGGAGCTTTATTTCAATTATGTTGAATGGGGTAAGGGAATTTATGGCATTGAAACTGCATCGCGTTATTACTATGGCAAAAGCTGCACGAATTTAACCCGGACGCAAACAATGAAATTGATCAGCATTTTAACCAATCCTCTTCGCTATACTCCTGAAACATATTATAAATCAGCTTCCGCAAGGCAAAGATATAACTTACTGCAGAGGTATTTCTAA
- the ruvC gene encoding crossover junction endodeoxyribonuclease RuvC, which translates to MIIIGFDPGSRYCGYGLLQIESRKVLAAGCDVIDVTRGKTLALRLKSLYENIMQILEEYHPEIAAVESIFFHRQVRSIFTLGHSRGVILLALAMQEIPVVEYSPREIKKSVCGNGNASKQQVRYMINQLYPLKESPKRDDAFDALAVATCHYNRMKWLQ; encoded by the coding sequence GTGATTATTATTGGTTTTGATCCCGGCAGCCGTTATTGCGGTTATGGTTTACTTCAAATAGAAAGCAGAAAAGTGCTTGCTGCCGGTTGTGATGTTATTGATGTTACGCGGGGAAAAACATTGGCATTAAGGTTAAAATCACTCTATGAAAACATTATGCAAATTCTGGAGGAATACCATCCTGAAATTGCAGCTGTGGAAAGCATTTTCTTCCATCGTCAGGTGAGAAGCATATTTACTTTAGGTCATTCACGCGGTGTTATTTTACTTGCTTTAGCAATGCAAGAAATCCCTGTTGTGGAATACAGTCCCCGGGAAATAAAAAAATCTGTTTGCGGCAACGGCAATGCCAGTAAACAACAAGTTCGCTATATGATAAATCAGCTTTATCCCTTAAAAGAAAGCCCTAAAAGAGATGATGCTTTTGATGCCTTAGCCGTAGCAACCTGTCATTATAACCGGATGAAGTGGTTACAATGA
- a CDS encoding PASTA domain-containing protein, with translation MVLLQPNYNAGNKNIIVRTKSPTGTKKAGYIVGIGIGIIIVTAFVFSQILFPVILGRTPKVEVPSVVGMTLVQAKRVLQEEKLHVIVKDSFFSDVAAAEVVLEQNPVAGEKIRQDGTVYLVISKGSSTVTLPSLIGKPFQEAFIILRNLDLYSSVVDSTYSDIYPVNTVIRSIPAAGEKALKKSTVKLILSRGPEPVADTADTLNYEIPIYYY, from the coding sequence ATGGTGCTTTTGCAGCCAAATTACAACGCCGGAAATAAAAATATTATTGTTCGGACAAAATCCCCAACGGGCACTAAAAAAGCCGGTTATATAGTTGGAATCGGAATTGGAATTATAATCGTAACAGCTTTTGTTTTCAGCCAGATTCTCTTTCCTGTTATTTTAGGAAGAACTCCCAAAGTGGAAGTTCCTTCCGTAGTAGGAATGACACTTGTTCAGGCAAAAAGAGTACTTCAGGAAGAAAAATTGCATGTAATAGTTAAGGACTCTTTTTTTAGCGATGTTGCAGCTGCGGAAGTTGTTCTGGAACAGAATCCTGTTGCAGGAGAAAAAATACGCCAGGATGGAACAGTTTATCTGGTTATCAGTAAAGGTTCTTCTACAGTAACTTTGCCTTCATTGATTGGAAAACCCTTTCAAGAGGCATTTATAATTTTAAGAAATTTGGATTTGTATAGCAGTGTGGTGGATTCCACTTATTCCGATATTTATCCGGTTAACACTGTTATCAGAAGTATTCCTGCTGCTGGGGAAAAAGCTTTGAAAAAATCTACTGTTAAGCTAATTTTAAGCAGAGGACCGGAACCGGTAGCAGATACAGCAGATACACTTAATTATGAGATACCAATATATTATTATTAA
- a CDS encoding glycosyltransferase family 4 protein, producing MKIAILGPAPPFRGGISRFALSLARAFKDTGHNVQFFNFREQYPKLLFPGKGQYDSELPANEFVNHQILTPWLPKTWKATIHELKIYRPEAIIVSWFLPYFAPAYGYILRQITCSRKVILAHNIASHEKWLGEKYFLQYAFKPATKIVTLSKATLDELHRKLPLYISKKGVSGFHPCYDMYNDNISANRKDNTLFFFGLIKPYKGLDILLQAMPKVIEAFPEVKLIIAGEVYGNKNIYTEQIQVLGIENNVECYFRYLSDPEISYFFNQSCLCILPYKSASQSGVIATSYSFGVPVLATKVGGLGEYVIEGKTGYLVPPDNPSALAEAIINHLQQKPDMSQAINEYTKRYSWKGLAELLIK from the coding sequence ATGAAAATTGCCATTTTGGGTCCTGCACCTCCTTTCCGTGGCGGAATTTCCCGTTTCGCTTTATCCCTTGCCAGAGCTTTTAAAGATACAGGACATAATGTTCAATTTTTCAATTTTAGAGAGCAATATCCCAAGTTGCTCTTCCCTGGAAAGGGACAATATGATTCAGAACTTCCTGCCAATGAATTTGTTAATCATCAAATCCTTACCCCCTGGTTACCTAAAACCTGGAAAGCAACCATTCACGAGCTCAAAATATATAGACCCGAGGCAATTATTGTCTCCTGGTTTTTACCCTATTTTGCTCCTGCTTATGGCTATATTTTAAGACAAATAACCTGTTCCCGTAAAGTAATTCTGGCACATAATATTGCCTCTCACGAGAAATGGTTGGGTGAAAAATATTTTCTGCAATATGCTTTTAAGCCGGCAACTAAAATTGTTACCTTAAGTAAAGCGACTCTGGATGAACTGCATCGTAAATTACCGCTGTATATATCTAAAAAAGGTGTTTCAGGTTTTCATCCCTGCTATGATATGTATAACGACAATATATCGGCTAACCGGAAAGATAATACCCTGTTTTTTTTCGGTCTGATTAAGCCCTATAAAGGTCTTGATATTTTACTGCAAGCAATGCCCAAAGTGATTGAAGCGTTTCCTGAGGTGAAATTAATAATTGCTGGAGAGGTCTATGGAAATAAAAATATCTACACTGAACAGATTCAGGTATTAGGTATTGAAAATAATGTGGAATGCTATTTTCGTTACCTTAGCGATCCAGAAATATCATATTTTTTCAATCAGTCCTGTCTCTGTATTCTACCCTATAAAAGTGCTTCACAAAGTGGTGTTATAGCCACTTCCTACAGTTTTGGAGTTCCTGTTCTGGCAACTAAGGTTGGTGGATTGGGTGAATATGTTATTGAAGGTAAAACCGGTTATCTTGTCCCTCCTGATAATCCTTCGGCTTTGGCTGAGGCAATAATTAACCATCTGCAACAAAAACCGGATATGAGCCAGGCAATTAATGAATACACAAAGCGTTATTCCTGGAAAGGTTTGGCGGAATTACTGATCAAATGA
- a CDS encoding YebC/PmpR family DNA-binding transcriptional regulator: protein MSGHNKWSSIKHKKGAADAKRGKVFTRLVKEIILAAKTGGGDPDMNPRLRTAINTAKENNMPKENIERAIKRGTGEIEGAAYEEVIYEGYGHNGVGIVVEVMTDNKKRSVSELRHTFSKYGGNLAETGSVAWNFEQKGFFNVPSAGLDEDEFMLKALEAGADDVELNEDNFDVYTSPTDFHIVIGNLEKEGYPIHNAELTRVPKNTIAVDDDTAEKLMRLIESLEELDDVQKVYANFEVSDEVMEKLSQA, encoded by the coding sequence ATGTCTGGACACAATAAATGGAGTTCAATAAAGCACAAAAAAGGTGCTGCTGATGCTAAAAGAGGGAAGGTCTTTACCCGCTTGGTTAAAGAAATTATTTTAGCGGCTAAAACCGGAGGTGGAGATCCTGATATGAATCCCCGCTTACGAACCGCTATTAATACTGCCAAAGAAAACAATATGCCCAAAGAAAATATTGAACGTGCAATTAAAAGGGGAACAGGTGAAATTGAGGGTGCCGCTTATGAAGAAGTTATTTATGAGGGCTATGGTCATAATGGAGTAGGAATTGTAGTAGAAGTGATGACAGATAATAAAAAACGCAGTGTTTCTGAACTTAGGCATACATTTTCTAAATATGGAGGCAACCTTGCAGAAACGGGTTCGGTTGCCTGGAATTTTGAACAGAAGGGATTTTTCAATGTTCCTTCTGCAGGTTTGGATGAAGATGAATTTATGCTTAAAGCACTGGAAGCGGGAGCTGACGATGTTGAACTTAATGAGGATAATTTTGATGTTTATACTTCTCCTACTGATTTTCATATTGTTATCGGTAATCTGGAAAAAGAGGGCTATCCTATCCATAATGCAGAACTTACCAGAGTGCCCAAAAATACAATTGCCGTTGATGATGATACTGCAGAAAAACTAATGCGCTTGATTGAGTCCCTGGAAGAGCTTGATGATGTGCAAAAGGTCTATGCCAATTTTGAGGTTTCAGACGAAGTTATGGAGAAACTTTCTCAGGCATAA
- the fusA gene encoding elongation factor G: MKDNEMKKIRNLLFIGASGAGKTTLAEQIFYLTKTTNRLGRIEEGNTIMDFDPEEIAKKMSLGLSIGYVKYLDHKINILDTPGCPDFVGDAIVAIPAVENAIIVANATGGYEVGLELALEQIEERKMGKVFVVNRMDNDNADYDKTLEAIAENTDIKPVKIYLPIGKEGAFEGVVDIIKRKAIKAGKESEVPTNLVEAMEEARIHLMEAVAETDEDLLNEYLENMELPEDKLIEGLKKGILSGEISPAFLCSAGTGEGVLALLNGIINYLPSPAEANEIEVLKGNEKTTFICQPDGELLGYIFKLYADPGMGDFVYFRLFSGTLKTGMEFYIPEKDAKDKAGTMYFMLGKNRNDCNEIKAGDIGALLKLKNAKVMNSIVSLGSKISVIPVELPTPTTWQTIKAVNQADEDKIGTVLQRVIAEDPTIRYELNVETHENVLSGMGEQQLQLVLKKLKNRYKVDAILKEPRIPYKETIMASAESNYKHKKQSGGRGQYAEVYFRIKPTERGEGFKFINSIVGGVIPSNYIPAIEKGLWETMEKGIIAGYPVVDISVEVYYGSYHEVDSSEIAFKIASSMALKDAFKKAKPILLEPIHELIIIVPSEYMGDVMGDISTRRGKILGMEQHSKKQYLTAQMPLAEMYSYYPALKSFTQGRGRFIQKFSHYEKVPDDITQKVISAWQEQTNE; the protein is encoded by the coding sequence ATGAAAGACAATGAAATGAAGAAGATTCGTAATCTATTGTTCATTGGAGCCAGTGGTGCAGGAAAAACAACCCTGGCAGAACAGATATTTTACTTAACGAAAACAACAAACCGCTTGGGCAGAATTGAAGAAGGCAATACTATAATGGATTTTGATCCGGAAGAGATCGCTAAAAAAATGTCCTTAGGCCTTTCTATTGGTTATGTTAAATATCTTGATCATAAGATAAACATTCTGGATACACCTGGTTGTCCAGATTTCGTTGGAGATGCAATTGTAGCTATACCTGCTGTGGAAAATGCTATAATCGTAGCTAATGCAACAGGTGGTTATGAAGTTGGTTTGGAACTTGCCTTGGAACAAATTGAAGAACGCAAAATGGGTAAGGTGTTTGTAGTTAACCGAATGGATAATGATAATGCCGATTACGATAAAACTTTGGAAGCAATTGCTGAAAATACCGATATTAAGCCGGTTAAAATTTATCTTCCCATTGGCAAAGAAGGTGCTTTTGAAGGTGTTGTAGATATTATTAAACGAAAAGCAATTAAAGCCGGAAAGGAAAGTGAAGTTCCAACCAATTTGGTGGAAGCAATGGAAGAAGCAAGAATTCATTTAATGGAAGCTGTTGCCGAAACCGATGAGGATTTGCTGAACGAATATCTGGAAAATATGGAACTGCCAGAAGATAAACTTATTGAAGGACTTAAGAAAGGAATCTTAAGCGGTGAAATATCTCCTGCCTTTCTTTGTTCCGCCGGAACCGGAGAAGGAGTTTTGGCTCTTCTGAACGGTATTATAAACTATCTTCCTTCTCCTGCCGAAGCCAATGAAATAGAAGTTCTTAAGGGAAATGAAAAAACCACTTTTATCTGTCAGCCCGATGGTGAACTTTTGGGTTATATATTCAAACTCTATGCCGATCCGGGAATGGGGGATTTTGTTTATTTTCGTCTTTTTTCCGGAACACTAAAGACAGGTATGGAATTTTACATTCCCGAAAAAGATGCCAAAGATAAAGCTGGAACAATGTATTTTATGTTGGGGAAAAATCGTAATGACTGCAACGAAATTAAAGCTGGAGATATTGGCGCTTTACTGAAACTAAAAAACGCCAAAGTTATGAACAGCATTGTTTCTCTTGGTTCTAAAATATCTGTAATCCCGGTAGAATTACCTACCCCAACTACCTGGCAAACCATCAAAGCTGTTAATCAAGCCGATGAAGATAAAATAGGCACTGTCCTGCAAAGAGTGATTGCTGAAGACCCAACCATTCGCTATGAATTAAATGTGGAAACCCATGAAAATGTTCTATCCGGAATGGGAGAACAGCAATTGCAACTGGTGCTGAAAAAACTGAAAAACCGTTATAAAGTAGATGCCATCCTCAAAGAACCGCGGATTCCCTATAAAGAAACGATAATGGCAAGCGCAGAATCCAACTATAAACATAAAAAACAGTCAGGTGGCCGCGGTCAATATGCTGAGGTCTATTTCCGTATTAAACCAACAGAAAGGGGAGAAGGATTCAAATTTATCAATTCCATTGTAGGCGGAGTAATTCCCTCCAATTATATTCCTGCAATTGAGAAGGGACTTTGGGAAACAATGGAAAAGGGTATCATTGCCGGCTACCCTGTTGTTGATATTTCCGTGGAAGTTTATTATGGCAGTTATCACGAAGTTGATAGCTCCGAAATTGCTTTTAAAATAGCTTCCTCAATGGCTTTGAAGGATGCTTTCAAAAAAGCCAAACCTATTCTTTTGGAACCCATTCATGAATTGATTATAATCGTTCCGAGTGAATATATGGGTGATGTTATGGGTGATATTTCTACCCGGAGAGGTAAAATTCTGGGTATGGAACAACACAGTAAAAAACAGTATTTAACAGCTCAAATGCCTTTAGCGGAAATGTATTCTTACTATCCAGCCCTGAAATCATTCACTCAAGGTAGAGGACGTTTTATCCAAAAATTCTCACATTATGAAAAAGTGCCGGATGATATTACTCAGAAAGTGATTTCTGCCTGGCAGGAACAAACCAACGAGTAG
- the ruvA gene encoding Holliday junction branch migration protein RuvA translates to MIQYISGTLTFKTPVLAIIETMGIGWELKIPISTYEKLPTAGKPCKLLTYLHISQDDIRIFGFATEAERELFVMLNKVGGIGPKIALSILSTLSIPTFIKAVNSGEEGLLTRVPGIGKKSAQRLIVELKDDVHKLLNHIDQKELQIGDVSSEVESALLSLGFNLHQIRKELALMDESMQKLNTEELIKEIIKRIYQRNK, encoded by the coding sequence ATGATTCAGTATATTTCCGGAACTCTTACCTTTAAAACACCTGTTTTGGCTATTATAGAAACAATGGGCATCGGCTGGGAACTGAAAATACCGATTAGCACTTATGAAAAATTGCCAACTGCTGGTAAACCCTGTAAATTGCTTACTTATTTGCATATCAGTCAGGATGATATACGCATTTTTGGCTTTGCTACGGAAGCAGAAAGAGAACTTTTTGTTATGTTGAACAAAGTCGGCGGAATTGGTCCTAAAATTGCCCTATCAATACTTTCCACGCTAAGCATTCCTACTTTTATAAAAGCTGTCAATTCTGGAGAAGAAGGTCTATTGACCAGAGTTCCGGGCATCGGGAAAAAATCTGCTCAGCGTTTGATTGTAGAACTGAAAGATGATGTCCATAAATTACTTAACCATATAGACCAGAAGGAATTGCAAATAGGGGATGTTAGCAGTGAAGTGGAATCGGCACTTTTGTCTTTGGGATTTAATTTGCATCAAATCCGTAAAGAACTGGCTTTAATGGATGAGTCAATGCAAAAACTAAATACCGAAGAATTAATTAAAGAAATTATTAAACGCATCTATCAGAGAAATAAATGA
- the rpsT gene encoding 30S ribosomal protein S20: MPQHKSPLKRMKTDKKRAARNNYVRSTIRTLSKKIHSDTTPEEKEKLLSELYSKLDKAAKKGVIHKRTASRRKSRLADYVNKAKVEKTS, translated from the coding sequence ATGCCACAACACAAGTCCCCGCTGAAAAGAATGAAAACAGACAAAAAGAGGGCTGCTCGCAATAATTATGTAAGAAGCACTATTAGAACTCTTTCCAAAAAAATTCATAGCGATACCACTCCTGAAGAAAAGGAAAAACTGCTTTCCGAACTCTATTCCAAACTTGATAAAGCTGCCAAGAAAGGTGTTATTCACAAAAGAACGGCTTCTCGTAGAAAATCTCGTTTAGCTGATTATGTTAATAAAGCTAAGGTAGAAAAGACATCTTGA
- a CDS encoding asparaginase, whose product MKKNILIILTGGTIAMKASDPAGVIPSPEFAEFLRQFPQLNSVANVEVMDYLNIPSPYMTPAMMFELAELIDLKIIDYDGVVITHGTDTLEETAFLCDLVLTTRKPVIFTAAMRSGDEIGLDGPRNIIGSVRVASHPESIDKGVLVVMNDEIHTARDVVKADTGKIDAFVSPGYGPIGNVDPDKIVYHRASLYRENVWTEQLDTRVELIKAVAGMDGKFIRCCLENDIKAIVIEALGRGNLPKTLVPDIEEAIARNVLVIITSRTYTGRVLPEYGYEGGGKHLESIGCILAGDMKGVKARLKLMALFGKYQDADIVRRFFKQSLL is encoded by the coding sequence ATGAAAAAAAACATCCTCATTATCTTAACCGGTGGAACGATTGCTATGAAAGCATCTGATCCTGCCGGAGTAATTCCCAGCCCCGAATTTGCTGAATTTTTAAGGCAATTTCCCCAATTAAATAGTGTTGCCAATGTAGAAGTGATGGACTATCTGAATATTCCCAGTCCTTATATGACTCCCGCAATGATGTTTGAACTGGCTGAATTAATAGACCTGAAAATAATTGACTATGATGGTGTAGTTATCACTCACGGAACCGATACTTTGGAAGAAACAGCTTTTTTATGCGACTTAGTTTTAACTACCCGCAAACCTGTTATTTTTACTGCAGCAATGCGTTCCGGTGATGAAATCGGTTTGGATGGTCCTCGTAACATAATTGGCAGTGTTCGCGTAGCCAGTCATCCGGAATCAATTGATAAAGGTGTTTTGGTAGTAATGAATGATGAAATTCACACAGCTCGCGATGTCGTGAAAGCAGATACTGGTAAAATTGATGCCTTCGTTTCTCCTGGTTATGGACCTATCGGCAATGTAGACCCCGATAAAATTGTATATCATCGTGCTTCTCTCTATCGGGAAAATGTTTGGACGGAACAATTGGATACAAGAGTTGAACTTATCAAAGCAGTAGCCGGAATGGATGGAAAATTTATTCGCTGCTGTCTGGAAAACGATATAAAAGCAATTGTGATTGAAGCATTGGGAAGAGGAAATTTACCTAAAACACTGGTTCCCGATATTGAAGAAGCTATAGCCAGAAATGTTTTAGTGATAATAACTTCCAGAACTTATACAGGAAGGGTTCTGCCTGAATATGGTTATGAGGGTGGAGGAAAACATTTGGAATCAATAGGTTGCATTCTTGCAGGGGATATGAAAGGGGTTAAAGCACGCTTGAAATTGATGGCACTTTTCGGTAAATATCAGGATGCTGATATTGTAAGGCGCTTTTTCAAACAGAGTTTGCTATGA